From one Solanum lycopersicum chromosome 12, SLM_r2.1 genomic stretch:
- the LOC101268081 gene encoding histone-lysine N-methyltransferase ASHH3-like, whose translation MPAMKTAIHGGIGHVFSKLIKEIGDPVDFELPDWLNKWQSMPYTFIKRNIYLTKKVKRRLEDDGIFCSCSSTAETSVVCGKDCLCGIMLSSCSSGCKCGSSCLNKPFHQRPVKKMKLVKTEKCGSGIVADEDIKRGDFVIEYVGEVIDDKTCEERLWKMKHSGETNFYLCEINRDMVIDATYKGNKSRYINHSCCPNTEMQKWMIDGETRIGIFATRDIKRGEHLTYDYQFVQFGADQDCHCGAVRCRRKLGVKPNKPKLPASDTALKIVACQVAATSPKLKALLSTRHVYQTGVPRIGSSVYDSDIKIRRPRSCIGQVIRIIRSSKTRSFGIVKRFDAITKKHFIMFEDGCVQYLDLSKEDWEFCNFLE comes from the exons ATGCCTGCTATGAAG ACTGCTATTCATGGTGGGATTGGGCACGTATTCAGCAAACTAATAAAGGAGATTGGTGATCCTGTTGACTTTGAACTTCCAGATTGGTTAAATAAATGGCAGTCAATGCCCTATACCTTTATTAAGCGCA ATATATACCTCACTAAGAAGGTAAAGCGACGTCTGGAAGATGATGGTATATTTTGTTCCTGCAGCTCAACGGCAGAAACTTCTGTTGTGTGTGGCAAGGATTGTCTCTGTGG CATAATGTTGTCTAGCTGCTCCTCGGGTTGTAAATGTGGGAGTTCTTGTCTGAATAAGCCATTCCATCAACGTCCTGTGAAGAAGATGAAATTAGTGAAG ACTGAAAAATGTGGCTCTGGAATTGTGGCAGATGAAGATATCAAACGAGGAGACTTTGTTATAGAGTATGTTGGAGAAG TTATTGATGACAAAACATGTGAAGAGAGGCTTTGGAAAATGAAGCATAGTGGAGAAACAAACTTCTACTTGTGTGAAATCAATCGGGATATGGTGATTGATGCCACTTACAAGGGCAACAAATCCCGATACATTAATCATAGTTGTTGTCCAAATACTGAGATGCAGAAATG GATGATTGATGGTGAAACAAGAATTGGCATATTTGCAACACGAGACATTAAAAGGGGCGAGCATCTGACCTATGATTACCA GTTTGTTCAGTTTGGTGCAGATCAAGATTGCCACTGTGGTGCTGTAAGATGTAGGCGAAAGCTGGGCGTTAAACCTAACAAACCAAAACTCCCTGCTTCAGATACCGCATTAAAGATAGTGGCATGTCAGGTGGCTGCCACCTCTCCCAAATTGAAAGCACTTCTATCTACACGTCAT GTTTATCAAACTGGAGTTCCACGAATAG GAAGCTCAGTTTATGATTCTGACATAAAAATAAGGCGACCTCGTAGTTGCATTGGCCAAGTTATAAGAATAATTCGCTCCTCTAAAACAAG GTCCTTTGGAATTGTAAAACGGTTTGATGCCATCACCAAAAAACATTTT ATCATGTTTGAAGATGGCTGTGTTCAGTACCTTGACCTGTCAAAAGAAGATTGGGAATTCTGTAACTTTCTTGAGTAA